In Candidatus Omnitrophota bacterium, a single window of DNA contains:
- a CDS encoding MFS transporter, whose translation MIKLKPTSILPVLAWSFYDLANQFFALNVISLHFPRWISVEKGAPEIYFSLSFGISMFMVALCAPFLGMISDMKNWRRLFLGLFTIVAVIFTIAMGFAKGIFLPLVLFAIANFGCQEAVVFYNALLTRVAPREKVGLVSGFGMMLGYIGAIVALLFTKPVIVEMGYKGTFIFTGIFFFLFALPCLIFVRDEKPPEKMELSFFLKKSSLQEIYAKFRETLTEAEHFKGLKHLLKASFFLLCFVNAIILFMSVYAVKVFGLKEGQIIDLMAFSAFFAVLGSILSGYLSDIVGYGRSLVAIFLMWACCIITGGLLGPPWHWLVGALAGTCIGSTWVVLRAMVVRLVPREKVGEAFGLFNLVSYFSGIAGPVFFGVMLFFFSRLGVAGYRISFMSMLIFMIGGLYFLLSKKPEKTREVF comes from the coding sequence ATGATAAAGCTCAAGCCCACAAGCATCCTTCCTGTGCTAGCCTGGTCGTTCTACGATCTGGCTAACCAGTTCTTCGCCCTTAACGTGATATCCCTGCATTTTCCGCGCTGGATAAGCGTGGAAAAAGGAGCTCCTGAAATATATTTCAGTTTGTCTTTCGGTATCTCCATGTTCATGGTGGCCTTATGCGCTCCCTTTCTGGGGATGATATCGGACATGAAGAACTGGCGCAGGCTGTTCCTCGGCCTGTTCACGATCGTAGCCGTTATTTTCACCATAGCAATGGGTTTCGCAAAAGGCATTTTTCTTCCTCTTGTCCTTTTCGCGATAGCCAATTTCGGCTGCCAGGAAGCGGTGGTCTTTTATAACGCGCTTTTGACAAGGGTGGCTCCGCGAGAAAAGGTCGGGCTGGTATCCGGGTTCGGGATGATGCTCGGCTATATCGGCGCGATAGTCGCGCTTCTCTTTACAAAACCCGTAATAGTCGAAATGGGATACAAGGGGACCTTTATTTTTACCGGTATATTCTTTTTTCTTTTCGCTCTGCCCTGTCTGATCTTCGTAAGGGATGAGAAGCCCCCGGAAAAGATGGAACTCTCTTTCTTCCTGAAAAAAAGCAGCCTGCAGGAAATATACGCCAAGTTCCGTGAGACCCTGACGGAAGCCGAGCACTTCAAGGGGCTTAAGCATCTTCTGAAGGCTTCCTTTTTTCTGCTTTGTTTCGTGAACGCGATAATACTTTTCATGTCTGTATACGCGGTAAAGGTCTTCGGCCTCAAGGAAGGACAGATAATAGATCTAATGGCCTTTTCGGCCTTCTTTGCCGTGCTTGGCAGCATACTCTCCGGGTATCTGAGCGATATAGTGGGTTACGGCAGGTCGCTTGTCGCGATCTTCCTGATGTGGGCGTGCTGCATAATAACCGGGGGGCTTCTCGGGCCTCCTTGGCACTGGCTTGTCGGGGCCCTGGCGGGAACGTGCATCGGATCCACATGGGTAGTTCTGCGGGCGATGGTGGTCAGGCTCGTGCCCCGGGAAAAGGTGGGCGAGGCGTTCGGCCTGTTCAACCTGGTAAGCTATTTTTCGGGTATAGCGGGTCCGGTATTCTTCGGGGTGATGCTGTTCTTTTTTTCACGCCTGGGTGTGGCCGGTTACAGGATATCCTTCATGAGCATGCTCATCTTCATGATAGGGGGGCTTTATTTTCTTCTTAGCAAAAAACCGGAAAAGACACGAGAGGTATTCTAG
- a CDS encoding Hsp20 family protein encodes MTESGTESNYKGKIQGEGGMKMDDKKNKNLPETWQPVISEMMNLRKQMDDMFNSFFTTPASPMKIPSFFKGERWAWRPEVDMYETKKQVVVKANLPGCDKKDVNVEVEDNVLTIKGKKEEDKEVKEKDFYHKEQRFGSFQRTISLPRYADVDKPRVKFKNGVLELKFPKTKTSSQKAKKINIK; translated from the coding sequence ATGACGGAAAGTGGCACAGAAAGTAATTATAAAGGCAAGATTCAAGGCGAAGGAGGCATGAAAATGGACGACAAGAAGAACAAGAACCTGCCGGAAACATGGCAACCGGTTATAAGCGAGATGATGAACCTCAGAAAGCAGATGGACGACATGTTCAACAGTTTTTTCACCACGCCGGCGAGTCCCATGAAAATACCATCGTTCTTCAAGGGGGAACGCTGGGCGTGGAGGCCCGAAGTCGACATGTACGAGACCAAGAAACAGGTAGTGGTAAAGGCTAACCTCCCCGGGTGTGACAAAAAGGACGTTAACGTGGAAGTAGAGGATAATGTGCTCACCATAAAGGGCAAAAAGGAAGAGGATAAAGAGGTAAAAGAGAAGGACTTTTACCACAAAGAGCAGCGGTTCGGTTCTTTCCAGAGGACGATAAGTCTTCCCAGATACGCCGATGTCGATAAGCCCAGGGTAAAGTTCAAGAACGGAGTACTTGAACTTAAGTTTCCCAAGACCAAAACCAGTTCCCAGAAAGCAAAGAAGATAAACATAAAATAA
- the rlmN gene encoding 23S rRNA (adenine(2503)-C(2))-methyltransferase RlmN: MKVDIRDFTLEELTSRIISMGEPAHRARQIFSWIYAKGADSFDEMTDIPGSLAERMDSEYTIGCLKCAERLKSGDGTEKFLWRLDDGYNIESVLIKEKKRRTLCLSTQVGCRYACRFCASGKMGFKRDLRVGEITGQLLSVQKKSAQRITNAVFMGMGEPLDNYPNLESSIKIMNDPLGIGLGARKITVSTCGIVPGIRRLMDIGLQVELSVSLHAPTDGLRDELVPVNRRYPLEELIRTCAEYTQRTKRVITLEYTLISQMNDSLECADKLAGIAKRLAAKVNLIACNPSADTGATPPEAKRVRTFTDCLRSRGVNVTLRRSRGSDIMAACGQLAARKREQRR, from the coding sequence ATGAAAGTTGATATAAGGGATTTCACGCTCGAGGAACTTACTTCCCGGATAATATCTATGGGAGAACCTGCGCACAGAGCGCGCCAGATCTTCTCCTGGATATACGCCAAGGGCGCAGACTCTTTCGATGAAATGACCGATATCCCAGGTTCTCTCGCGGAGCGGATGGATAGTGAGTACACGATCGGGTGTCTAAAATGCGCTGAACGCCTCAAGTCCGGGGACGGCACCGAGAAGTTCCTGTGGCGGCTGGATGACGGGTACAATATCGAAAGTGTTCTCATAAAGGAGAAGAAAAGGCGCACGCTTTGCCTTTCCACGCAGGTCGGGTGCAGATACGCCTGCAGGTTCTGCGCCAGCGGAAAGATGGGGTTTAAGCGGGACCTCCGCGTCGGGGAAATAACGGGCCAGTTATTGTCGGTACAAAAAAAGAGCGCGCAGCGTATCACCAACGCGGTGTTCATGGGCATGGGTGAGCCGCTGGACAATTACCCTAACCTTGAGAGTTCCATCAAAATAATGAACGATCCCCTGGGTATAGGCCTGGGCGCCAGAAAGATCACCGTCTCAACGTGCGGGATCGTTCCAGGCATACGCAGGCTGATGGACATCGGCCTGCAGGTGGAGCTGTCCGTATCGCTTCACGCGCCGACGGACGGTCTCAGGGACGAACTCGTTCCGGTGAACCGGCGCTACCCGCTGGAAGAGTTGATCCGAACGTGCGCTGAATATACACAGAGGACCAAAAGGGTTATTACCCTGGAATACACGCTTATCAGTCAGATGAACGATTCGCTTGAGTGCGCCGACAAGCTCGCCGGTATCGCGAAAAGACTCGCAGCAAAGGTGAACCTTATAGCCTGCAACCCGTCGGCGGACACGGGAGCAACCCCTCCGGAAGCAAAAAGGGTGCGCACCTTTACTGACTGCCTGCGGTCCCGGGGAGTTAACGTGACCCTGAGGAGGTCCAGGGGAAGTGACATCATGGCGGCCTGTGGCCAGCTTGCAGCAAGAAAGCGCGAACAGAGAAGATGA
- the serS gene encoding serine--tRNA ligase: protein MLDPKFIRENPDTVRKSMDARGDKREMVDDFLKLDEQRRDLIQQVEDLKRRKNESSRNIGELIKQKKDVTDAKAEVKKLSAEISALDEKLRETEEKYEYILQRIPNVPHQSVPVGRDESANTLVKEWGEQKEFSFDARDHLELGQINRLFDLERAAKITGSFFPLFTGQGAKLERALINYMLDVHIKEHGYTELFPPVLVNRKSMFGTGQIPKLEEDMYKIYEEDLFLIPTAEVPVTNIHSEETIDEEDLPIYYTAYTACFRREAGSYGKDTKGLIRVHQFDKVEMVKFTTPESSMEEHEKLLKDAEDIIQRLELPYRVLVLSTGDMSFAAHKCYDIELWAPGSRKWLEVSSCSVFTDFQARRANIKYRPSDRDRKPEYLHTLNASGVALPRLVIAILETYQNEDGSVTVPQAIRPYFGADRIEPGS, encoded by the coding sequence ATGCTTGATCCAAAATTCATACGCGAAAATCCCGATACCGTGAGAAAGTCCATGGACGCCCGCGGCGACAAGAGGGAGATGGTCGATGACTTTCTCAAGCTTGATGAGCAGAGAAGAGACCTTATCCAGCAGGTAGAAGATCTTAAACGCAGGAAGAACGAGTCTTCCAGGAACATAGGCGAACTCATAAAACAGAAAAAGGATGTCACGGACGCAAAGGCTGAGGTGAAAAAGCTTTCCGCTGAGATATCAGCCCTTGATGAAAAGCTCAGGGAAACGGAAGAGAAATACGAATACATTCTTCAGAGGATACCCAATGTGCCCCATCAGAGCGTGCCCGTGGGCAGGGACGAATCTGCGAACACCCTCGTCAAGGAATGGGGCGAGCAGAAAGAGTTTTCTTTCGATGCCAGGGACCATCTTGAGCTGGGCCAGATCAACAGGCTCTTCGACCTGGAAAGGGCGGCCAAGATAACAGGGTCTTTTTTTCCTCTTTTTACCGGCCAGGGCGCCAAGCTCGAGAGGGCGCTTATAAACTACATGCTGGATGTTCACATCAAAGAGCATGGCTACACTGAGCTCTTTCCGCCGGTTCTGGTCAACCGCAAGAGCATGTTCGGTACCGGTCAGATCCCCAAGCTGGAAGAGGATATGTACAAGATATACGAGGAGGATCTCTTCCTGATACCTACCGCGGAAGTACCGGTGACCAACATCCACTCGGAGGAGACCATAGACGAAGAGGACCTTCCGATCTACTACACCGCCTATACGGCCTGTTTCAGAAGAGAAGCCGGTTCCTACGGCAAGGATACAAAGGGTCTCATCCGGGTGCACCAGTTCGACAAGGTCGAGATGGTCAAGTTCACCACACCTGAAAGCTCCATGGAGGAACACGAGAAGCTCCTTAAGGATGCCGAGGACATAATACAGCGCCTGGAACTTCCTTACCGTGTGCTTGTCCTGTCTACCGGGGACATGAGCTTTGCCGCGCATAAATGCTATGACATAGAGTTATGGGCACCGGGTTCCAGGAAGTGGCTTGAGGTATCAAGCTGTTCGGTCTTCACCGACTTCCAGGCCAGACGCGCCAATATCAAGTACCGTCCTTCCGACAGGGACCGGAAGCCTGAATATCTCCACACGCTTAACGCTTCAGGTGTGGCGCTTCCCAGGCTCGTGATAGCCATCCTGGAGACATATCAGAACGAGGACGGTTCAGTGACCGTACCACAGGCGATAAGACCTTATTTCGGGGCGGACAGGATCGAACCAGGCTCATGA
- a CDS encoding DoxX family membrane protein translates to MDRSNLIDLALFILRLAVGVVFIAHGLQKVFGMFGGSGIDGLSRMLESLGVMPPVLWAWVAAIGELAGGTLLVLGIFPRLSALVIGMIMMAAIVLVHWKNGYFASNGGFEYPLLNLMCSIAIILAGGGKYSIFNKL, encoded by the coding sequence ATGGATAGGAGCAACCTGATAGATCTGGCGCTTTTCATACTGCGCCTTGCAGTGGGTGTGGTTTTCATAGCCCACGGTCTCCAGAAAGTATTCGGCATGTTCGGCGGATCTGGAATTGATGGGCTTTCCCGGATGCTTGAGTCTCTGGGGGTGATGCCCCCGGTCCTCTGGGCATGGGTGGCTGCTATAGGGGAGCTTGCCGGGGGCACTTTGCTTGTTCTGGGTATATTCCCCAGACTGAGCGCGCTTGTAATAGGGATGATAATGATGGCAGCTATCGTCCTGGTGCACTGGAAGAACGGTTATTTCGCTTCCAACGGAGGGTTTGAATATCCGCTTCTTAATCTTATGTGCTCTATCGCTATAATACTTGCCGGCGGCGGTAAATATTCTATTTTCAACAAGTTATAA
- a CDS encoding archease, which yields MKRYEQISHTADLAAKVYGKDLAELFENAAFAMMDMSAELEGLRKEEKRQIELDSAGKEDLLIDWLNEVLYTSVSEKILFLEFRVNSIEDDKLAAEIIGQSVGDDTDRINIEIKAATYHEIKIEENASGYEVTVVFDV from the coding sequence ATGAAAAGGTATGAGCAGATATCGCATACCGCGGACCTTGCGGCAAAGGTTTACGGAAAGGACCTTGCGGAACTTTTCGAGAACGCGGCTTTTGCCATGATGGACATGTCCGCCGAGCTTGAGGGGCTCCGGAAAGAAGAGAAGAGGCAGATAGAGCTTGATTCTGCCGGGAAGGAAGACCTTCTCATTGACTGGCTGAACGAAGTGCTTTACACTTCCGTATCGGAAAAGATCCTGTTCCTTGAATTCCGCGTCAATTCGATTGAGGATGACAAACTGGCGGCGGAGATCATCGGCCAGAGTGTGGGCGATGATACCGACCGGATCAATATAGAGATAAAAGCGGCCACTTACCATGAGATAAAGATCGAGGAAAACGCATCGGGTTACGAAGTCACCGTGGTTTTCGACGTCTAA
- a CDS encoding AMP-binding protein, with protein sequence MKNNLWEQFEQTASDKADKTAIKDKSSGEWKDLTYAELEGKIRSLAHFLGEEGASEGDRIGIILENRAEWPLIFFSIILSDCVCVPINPTSSENEIKNIIKNSGCAIVFTSKDYHDTAKDCEGIDKVYTIGSDEFKNAVKSHGDRKKKTAGAKEEDLACIMYTSGTTSEPKGVMLTHKNILSNCDSLIRTDIITPEDSVISMLPLHHIFPFTVTMLPPLLYGGRVIYPGTMRREAVLGAIRESKSTVFVVVPQVLHSINQQIKEKKKKMIFPVNLLLSAFIWVLHKVREMSGINLARRALFPVHARFGGSFRFFVSGGAKLDEKVARSLQSFGFTVLEGYGLTESSPVLTLNPPGEQKFGSAGVPVPDVEIKIKDKNEEGVGEVIARGPNIMKGYYKKQELTEETLKDGWLHTGDLGYFDEDGYLFLTGRAKDVIVLSSGMNIYPDEIEEAYMSEAPVKEMCVFEVPSKNEGDLTLWAVVVPDVEFFKKYGEVNLKGVIRDRFNNVSKDLPGHMRLRGFTVTMDELPRTELGKIQRFKVKEKYGKEAREGEEPVKTEEELTEEDRELMETEHGRKIIDYLAEKTGTEREVTPKDFLEMDLGIDSLGRIEIAEGLEEVLGTGIKDEVVGSAFTVKDLIEGVEPFLGEEGAKPSKEGKEKKEGKPADWGKIIRGKPREENLEKIDLDPGWLAWLGGFIFIFTHRMLFKIFYRLKVEARENYPEEGPYIIYANHTSYFDGFLVASALPDYPRLELFFVGFRAYFEVPIIRNLVKIGRIIPLDFSSHLLESLKSAHYVLDHGKGLCLFPEGFRTIDGKVADFKKGFGILAVETQAKLVPVAIEGAFEAWPRTSKFPRLHPIKVTFGEAFTPEEAEKTGKDLGAEDTYEAVSLGARQKLIELKGEEDE encoded by the coding sequence ATGAAAAATAACCTGTGGGAACAGTTCGAGCAGACCGCTTCGGACAAGGCCGATAAGACGGCGATAAAAGACAAAAGTTCGGGCGAATGGAAGGACCTCACTTACGCGGAGCTGGAGGGAAAGATAAGGTCGCTGGCTCATTTTCTGGGCGAAGAAGGCGCCTCTGAAGGCGACAGGATAGGCATAATCCTTGAGAACAGGGCCGAATGGCCTTTGATATTCTTTTCGATAATCCTGTCCGACTGCGTATGCGTCCCCATAAACCCGACCTCGTCAGAGAACGAAATAAAGAACATCATAAAAAATTCCGGTTGTGCCATCGTCTTTACAAGTAAAGATTATCATGATACCGCCAAAGATTGTGAGGGCATAGACAAGGTCTATACGATCGGATCTGACGAATTCAAAAACGCTGTGAAGTCCCACGGGGACCGGAAGAAAAAGACCGCAGGTGCGAAAGAAGAAGACCTTGCCTGCATCATGTACACTTCGGGCACGACCTCAGAGCCAAAGGGAGTTATGCTTACCCACAAGAACATCCTCTCGAACTGTGATTCCCTGATTCGAACGGACATAATCACCCCGGAGGATTCGGTCATATCCATGCTCCCGCTGCATCATATCTTTCCCTTTACGGTGACGATGCTACCGCCTCTTTTATACGGGGGCAGGGTGATCTATCCGGGCACGATGAGACGCGAAGCTGTTCTTGGCGCCATCAGGGAATCCAAGTCGACTGTTTTCGTGGTCGTTCCTCAGGTTCTGCATTCGATCAACCAGCAGATAAAAGAAAAGAAGAAAAAAATGATCTTCCCGGTCAACCTGCTTTTGAGCGCTTTTATCTGGGTATTGCACAAGGTAAGAGAGATGTCCGGGATCAACCTTGCCCGGAGAGCCCTCTTTCCGGTTCACGCCAGGTTCGGCGGATCTTTCCGTTTTTTCGTAAGCGGCGGGGCGAAGCTGGATGAGAAGGTCGCCAGGAGCCTGCAGAGTTTCGGCTTTACCGTTCTGGAGGGGTACGGGCTCACCGAAAGCTCGCCCGTTCTTACCCTCAATCCCCCGGGAGAGCAGAAGTTCGGTTCGGCGGGGGTGCCCGTTCCCGATGTTGAGATAAAGATAAAGGATAAGAACGAAGAAGGCGTCGGGGAGGTCATAGCGCGCGGTCCCAACATAATGAAGGGATATTACAAGAAGCAGGAGCTTACCGAGGAGACCTTGAAGGACGGATGGCTTCACACCGGGGATCTGGGATATTTCGATGAGGATGGTTACCTTTTCCTGACAGGTAGGGCCAAGGACGTTATCGTCCTGAGTTCGGGGATGAACATCTATCCCGACGAGATCGAAGAGGCTTACATGAGCGAGGCTCCTGTAAAGGAGATGTGCGTCTTCGAGGTCCCTTCCAAGAATGAAGGAGACCTCACCCTCTGGGCGGTGGTGGTGCCAGATGTTGAGTTTTTCAAAAAGTACGGGGAGGTCAACCTCAAGGGCGTCATAAGGGACAGGTTCAATAACGTGTCAAAGGATCTTCCCGGGCATATGCGCCTGAGAGGATTTACCGTGACAATGGATGAACTCCCCCGGACCGAGCTGGGGAAGATACAGAGGTTCAAGGTTAAGGAAAAATACGGCAAGGAAGCCCGAGAGGGGGAAGAACCGGTAAAGACCGAGGAGGAACTCACCGAGGAAGACCGGGAACTGATGGAGACCGAGCACGGAAGGAAGATAATTGATTATCTCGCGGAGAAGACCGGGACGGAAAGGGAGGTCACCCCGAAAGATTTTCTGGAAATGGACCTGGGCATAGATTCTCTTGGACGGATAGAAATAGCCGAAGGCCTGGAAGAGGTGTTGGGCACAGGAATAAAGGACGAGGTCGTAGGCAGTGCCTTCACCGTGAAGGACCTGATAGAGGGGGTGGAACCCTTCCTGGGGGAGGAAGGGGCAAAGCCCTCCAAGGAAGGCAAGGAAAAAAAGGAAGGAAAACCCGCCGATTGGGGAAAGATCATCCGCGGCAAACCCCGGGAAGAGAACCTTGAGAAAATAGACCTCGATCCGGGATGGCTGGCCTGGCTGGGAGGATTCATTTTCATTTTCACGCACAGGATGCTCTTTAAAATATTCTACAGGCTGAAAGTGGAGGCCAGGGAAAATTATCCCGAGGAGGGCCCTTACATCATTTACGCGAACCATACCAGTTATTTCGATGGGTTTCTCGTGGCTTCGGCCCTGCCGGATTATCCCCGCCTTGAGCTTTTCTTCGTGGGTTTCCGGGCGTATTTTGAGGTGCCCATCATTCGGAACCTGGTAAAGATTGGCAGGATAATACCGCTTGATTTTTCATCTCACCTGCTTGAATCGCTGAAAAGCGCTCATTATGTCCTCGATCACGGCAAGGGGCTCTGCCTTTTTCCGGAGGGATTCCGCACCATCGACGGCAAGGTCGCGGATTTCAAGAAAGGCTTCGGCATACTCGCCGTGGAAACACAGGCGAAACTGGTCCCGGTGGCGATCGAGGGCGCTTTTGAAGCATGGCCGCGCACCTCGAAGTTCCCGCGCCTTCATCCGATCAAAGTGACTTTCGGTGAGGCTTTTACGCCGGAAGAGGCCGAGAAAACAGGAAAAGACCTCGGTGCCGAGGATACCTACGAGGCGGTGTCCCTGGGTGCGAGGCAAAAACTGATCGAACTCAAGGGGGAGGAAGACGAATGA
- a CDS encoding alpha/beta fold hydrolase, with product MMPVLTAFVIMLLAVYLIRYIENKSLFFPMKEVTTDPDSIGLLYEEVYFETADGRRLNGWFIPRDGSDFTVIFCHGNAGNIGHRLSKLSMLNELDLSVFIFDYRGFGKSEGVPREKGLYTDALAAYEYISISRGVPENRIILYGESLGAAVSAEVAAKKRPEALVTEEAFTCLRDMAKKAYPYVPHFIFSSRLDTMRELKKAECPKLIMHSIDDEIVFYDLGEKLFREARSPKEFLQLRGTHTTAFLDSKELYQEGLSSFLEKIRGKK from the coding sequence ATGATGCCGGTTCTTACAGCTTTTGTAATTATGCTTCTTGCCGTCTATTTAATAAGGTATATAGAGAATAAAAGCCTTTTCTTCCCGATGAAGGAAGTCACCACCGACCCCGACTCGATAGGTCTGCTGTATGAAGAGGTATATTTTGAGACTGCCGACGGCAGACGCCTTAACGGATGGTTCATACCCCGGGATGGATCGGATTTCACGGTCATATTCTGCCATGGTAACGCCGGCAATATAGGCCACAGGCTGAGCAAACTTTCCATGCTCAACGAGCTGGACCTTAGCGTATTCATCTTTGATTACCGGGGTTTCGGTAAAAGCGAGGGCGTTCCCCGGGAGAAGGGCCTTTACACGGACGCGCTTGCCGCTTACGAATACATCTCAATATCCCGCGGCGTGCCCGAGAATAGGATAATCCTTTACGGCGAATCGCTTGGGGCAGCTGTTTCCGCCGAGGTAGCCGCGAAGAAGCGGCCGGAGGCTCTTGTTACCGAGGAAGCTTTCACCTGCCTGCGGGACATGGCCAAGAAAGCGTACCCGTACGTGCCGCATTTTATCTTTTCCTCAAGACTTGATACCATGCGTGAGCTAAAAAAAGCGGAATGCCCCAAACTCATAATGCATAGTATAGACGACGAGATCGTTTTCTACGATTTGGGGGAGAAACTTTTCCGCGAGGCGAGGTCCCCGAAGGAGTTCCTCCAGCTCAGGGGCACCCACACTACGGCTTTTCTGGATTCGAAGGAACTTTATCAGGAAGGACTGTCATCTTTTCTGGAAAAGATACGCGGAAAAAAATGA
- the chaB gene encoding cation transport regulator (in Escherichia coli this protein putatively regulates the sodium/proton (also pH-independent calcium/proton) antiporter chaA; has weak affinity for calcium and magnesium ions) → MPIRKAPEELRDKLPKRAQEIFVKAFNSAYEQYKDPKKRRGNQSRDEVARKTAWSAVKKEYKKGDDGKWHRK, encoded by the coding sequence ATGCCTATCCGGAAAGCACCAGAGGAGCTTCGCGATAAACTGCCCAAACGCGCGCAGGAGATATTCGTTAAAGCGTTTAACAGCGCTTATGAGCAGTACAAGGATCCGAAAAAACGCCGGGGCAACCAGTCGCGGGATGAAGTGGCAAGAAAGACCGCCTGGAGCGCCGTGAAAAAAGAATATAAAAAGGGAGATGACGGAAAGTGGCACAGAAAGTAA
- a CDS encoding RNA-splicing ligase RtcB, producing MTKEFTGNLEKIDEYRWRIPTDYMPGMKVPGVIYSDEKMLKSIVSDNAPQQVANAAHLPGVVKASMAMPDIHWGYGLPIGGVVATDVEEGGVVTPGGVGYDINCGVRLIKTKLEADKVRSRSKELVNMLYKIVPTGVGSTGRLTVSEKEEKQIMQKGSAWAVDKGYGWEGDLERCEENGAIEGADPEMVSKRAYQRGREQSGTLGSGNHFLEVQEVDRIYNEDIAEAFGIKKGFVTLMVHTGSRGFGHQICSDYASKMVKLLSKYGISVPDRQLSCVPVKSDDGRAYMGAMRCAANYAWANRQVITHLSRQAFEKVFGESAESLGMNLLYDVAHNIAKLEEYEIDGKKRKLCVHRKGATRAFPPGHDEIPQAYSRTGQPVIIPGDMGRCSYLLAGTKEAEDSFYSTCHGAGRIMSRTAAKKSTRGRNIVKELDQKGITVRFTGKSTLNEEVSEAYKDVTEVVDIVEGARISVKVARLRPIGVIKG from the coding sequence ATGACCAAAGAGTTCACTGGAAATCTCGAGAAGATCGATGAATACAGGTGGAGGATACCGACCGATTACATGCCCGGCATGAAAGTGCCCGGCGTTATATATTCCGACGAAAAGATGCTCAAGAGCATCGTAAGCGATAATGCGCCCCAGCAGGTCGCCAATGCCGCGCACCTTCCCGGGGTGGTCAAAGCTTCCATGGCCATGCCGGACATACACTGGGGATACGGGCTTCCCATAGGGGGGGTCGTGGCGACCGACGTGGAAGAAGGCGGGGTTGTAACGCCCGGCGGCGTGGGCTACGACATAAATTGCGGGGTAAGGCTCATTAAGACGAAACTTGAAGCGGATAAGGTGAGAAGCCGCTCCAAGGAACTTGTGAACATGCTCTACAAGATAGTTCCCACCGGCGTCGGCTCGACCGGCAGGCTTACCGTTAGCGAGAAAGAGGAAAAACAGATAATGCAAAAAGGCTCCGCATGGGCCGTCGATAAAGGCTACGGATGGGAAGGTGACCTGGAAAGATGCGAAGAGAACGGGGCCATAGAGGGAGCCGATCCCGAGATGGTCTCCAAAAGGGCCTATCAGAGGGGGCGCGAGCAATCTGGCACCCTCGGCTCGGGGAACCATTTTCTGGAGGTGCAGGAGGTAGACCGGATATACAACGAGGACATCGCGGAGGCTTTCGGCATCAAAAAGGGTTTTGTCACGCTGATGGTACATACCGGTAGCAGGGGCTTCGGTCACCAGATATGCAGCGATTACGCCTCGAAAATGGTCAAGCTCCTTTCCAAGTACGGTATCAGTGTTCCCGACAGGCAGCTTTCATGCGTTCCTGTAAAAAGCGATGACGGGAGGGCCTATATGGGCGCCATGAGATGCGCCGCCAATTATGCCTGGGCGAACCGCCAGGTTATAACCCATCTTTCGCGACAGGCTTTCGAGAAGGTTTTCGGCGAAAGCGCCGAGTCGCTCGGGATGAACCTGCTCTATGACGTGGCGCACAACATAGCCAAGCTCGAGGAATACGAGATAGACGGTAAAAAACGCAAGCTTTGCGTCCACAGAAAGGGCGCTACGCGCGCCTTTCCTCCCGGACACGATGAGATCCCCCAAGCCTACAGCAGGACCGGCCAGCCCGTCATCATACCGGGTGACATGGGCAGGTGTTCCTATCTGCTCGCGGGCACAAAAGAGGCGGAGGATTCCTTTTATTCCACGTGTCACGGCGCGGGAAGGATCATGTCGCGGACCGCTGCTAAAAAATCCACCAGGGGAAGAAATATCGTCAAGGAGCTCGACCAGAAGGGGATAACCGTCAGGTTCACTGGAAAGAGCACGCTTAACGAGGAGGTGTCCGAGGCATACAAGGACGTTACAGAAGTCGTGGATATTGTCGAAGGGGCGCGGATCTCCGTAAAGGTCGCAAGACTCAGGCCCATCGGCGTCATAAAGGGCTGA